The Myxocyprinus asiaticus isolate MX2 ecotype Aquarium Trade chromosome 26, UBuf_Myxa_2, whole genome shotgun sequence genome has a window encoding:
- the LOC127417031 gene encoding hepatocyte nuclear factor 6-like isoform X1: protein MNAQLSMENIGDLHGVSHESVHSAADLMTGDGAHHRSHRSSLSAHARSMGMASILDSGDYHHHRPPEHPGLATHMHPAMSMACEAPPGMSMSSTYTTLTPLQPLPPISTVSDKFPHHHHHHHPHQRLPGNVSGSFTLMRDDRGLAPMNNLYSPYHNKDVASMGQSLSPLSGSGLSGIHNSQQGLPPYAHPGATMPAEKMLTPNGFEAHHPAMLARHGEQHMSASSASMVPINGIHHHPHAHLNAQGHGQVLGSTREQNHSSAPGSQLSNGGNSGQMEEVNTKEVAQRITTELKRYSIPQAIFAQRVLCRSQGTLSDLLRNPKPWSKLKSGRETFRRMWKWLQEPEFQRMSALRLAGERTIACKRKEQEHSKGERGSISKKPRLVFTDVQRRTLHAIFKENKRPSKELQITISQQLGLELATVSNFFMNARRRSLDKWLDDGSSSLANSSSSTCTKA from the exons ATGAACGCCCAGCTGTCGATGGAGAACATTGGCGATCTGCACGGAGTGAGCCATGAGTCGGTCCACAGCGCGGCGGATCTGATGACCGGAGACGGCGCTCATCACAGGAGCCATCGGAGTAGTCTGTCAGCCCATGCACGCTCCATGGGCATGGCATCGATCCTGGACAGCGGCGACTATCATCACCACCGTCCCCCGGAGCACCCCGGGCTCGCCACCCACATGCACCCGGCCATGAGCATGGCATGCGAGGCTCCCCCCGGGATGAGCATGAGCAGCACCTACACCACCCTCACCCCGCTGCAGCCCTTGCCCCCCATCTCCACCGTGTCCGACAAATTCCCCcatcaccaccatcatcatcatccgCACCAAAGGCTCCCGGGCAACGTCAGCGGGAGCTTCACCTTGATGAGGGACGACAGGGGTCTGGCCCCGATGAACAACCTCTACTCGCCCTACCACAACAAGGACGTGGCCAGCATGGGACAGAGCCTGTCGCCCCTGTCGGGGTCCGGACTGAGCGGCATTCACAACTCCCAGCAGGGGCTGCCGCCCTACGCGCACCCCGGGGCGACCATGCCCGCCGAGAAGATGCTCACCCCCAACGGATTCGAGGCGCACCACCCCGCCATGCTGGCCCGGCACGGGGAGCAGCACATGAGCGCGTCCTCGGCGAGCATGGTGCCGATCAACGGGATCCACCATCACCCTCACGCCCATCTGAACGCCcagggccacgggcaggtgctgGGATCCACGCGGGAGCAAAACCACTCCTCCGCGCCCGGATCACAGCTCAGCAACGGCGGCAATTCGGGCCAGATGGAAGAGGTCAATACCAAAGAAGTGGCCCAAAGGATCACCACTGAACTGAAAAGGTACAGCATCCCGCAGGCCATCTTCGCGCAGAGGGTGCTGTGCCGCTCGCAGGGGACGCTTTCGGACCTGCTCCGGAACCCTAAGCCCTGGAGCAAGCTCAAGTCCGGCCGGGAGACCTTCCGCAGAATGTGGAAATGGTTGCAGGAGCCTGAGTTCCAGAGAATGTCCGCGCTCAGGCTCGCAGGTGAGAGAACAATAG CATGCAAGAGAAAGGAGCAGGAGCACAGTAAAGGCGAACGAGGGAGCATCTCCAAAAAGCCCCGGCTGGTCTTCACTGATGTCCAGCGTAGGACTTTACATGCAATATTCAAAGAGAACAAGCGCCCATCCAAAGAGTTACAAATCACCATCTCTCAGCAGCTGGGCCTGGAGCTTGCCACCGTCAGCAACTTCTTCATGAACGCACGTCGACGGAGCCTCGATAAGTGGCTGGACGATGGCAGCTCCAGCTTAGCCAACTCCTCCTCCAGCACTTGTACCAAAGCATGA
- the LOC127417031 gene encoding hepatocyte nuclear factor 6-like isoform X2 encodes MNAQLSMENIGDLHGVSHESVHSAADLMTGDGAHHRSHRSSLSAHARSMGMASILDSGDYHHHRPPEHPGLATHMHPAMSMACEAPPGMSMSSTYTTLTPLQPLPPISTVSDKFPHHHHHHHPHQRLPGNVSGSFTLMRDDRGLAPMNNLYSPYHNKDVASMGQSLSPLSGSGLSGIHNSQQGLPPYAHPGATMPAEKMLTPNGFEAHHPAMLARHGEQHMSASSASMVPINGIHHHPHAHLNAQGHGQVLGSTREQNHSSAPGSQLSNGGNSGQMEEVNTKEVAQRITTELKRYSIPQAIFAQRVLCRSQGTLSDLLRNPKPWSKLKSGRETFRRMWKWLQEPEFQRMSALRLAACKRKEQEHSKGERGSISKKPRLVFTDVQRRTLHAIFKENKRPSKELQITISQQLGLELATVSNFFMNARRRSLDKWLDDGSSSLANSSSSTCTKA; translated from the exons ATGAACGCCCAGCTGTCGATGGAGAACATTGGCGATCTGCACGGAGTGAGCCATGAGTCGGTCCACAGCGCGGCGGATCTGATGACCGGAGACGGCGCTCATCACAGGAGCCATCGGAGTAGTCTGTCAGCCCATGCACGCTCCATGGGCATGGCATCGATCCTGGACAGCGGCGACTATCATCACCACCGTCCCCCGGAGCACCCCGGGCTCGCCACCCACATGCACCCGGCCATGAGCATGGCATGCGAGGCTCCCCCCGGGATGAGCATGAGCAGCACCTACACCACCCTCACCCCGCTGCAGCCCTTGCCCCCCATCTCCACCGTGTCCGACAAATTCCCCcatcaccaccatcatcatcatccgCACCAAAGGCTCCCGGGCAACGTCAGCGGGAGCTTCACCTTGATGAGGGACGACAGGGGTCTGGCCCCGATGAACAACCTCTACTCGCCCTACCACAACAAGGACGTGGCCAGCATGGGACAGAGCCTGTCGCCCCTGTCGGGGTCCGGACTGAGCGGCATTCACAACTCCCAGCAGGGGCTGCCGCCCTACGCGCACCCCGGGGCGACCATGCCCGCCGAGAAGATGCTCACCCCCAACGGATTCGAGGCGCACCACCCCGCCATGCTGGCCCGGCACGGGGAGCAGCACATGAGCGCGTCCTCGGCGAGCATGGTGCCGATCAACGGGATCCACCATCACCCTCACGCCCATCTGAACGCCcagggccacgggcaggtgctgGGATCCACGCGGGAGCAAAACCACTCCTCCGCGCCCGGATCACAGCTCAGCAACGGCGGCAATTCGGGCCAGATGGAAGAGGTCAATACCAAAGAAGTGGCCCAAAGGATCACCACTGAACTGAAAAGGTACAGCATCCCGCAGGCCATCTTCGCGCAGAGGGTGCTGTGCCGCTCGCAGGGGACGCTTTCGGACCTGCTCCGGAACCCTAAGCCCTGGAGCAAGCTCAAGTCCGGCCGGGAGACCTTCCGCAGAATGTGGAAATGGTTGCAGGAGCCTGAGTTCCAGAGAATGTCCGCGCTCAGGCTCGCAG CATGCAAGAGAAAGGAGCAGGAGCACAGTAAAGGCGAACGAGGGAGCATCTCCAAAAAGCCCCGGCTGGTCTTCACTGATGTCCAGCGTAGGACTTTACATGCAATATTCAAAGAGAACAAGCGCCCATCCAAAGAGTTACAAATCACCATCTCTCAGCAGCTGGGCCTGGAGCTTGCCACCGTCAGCAACTTCTTCATGAACGCACGTCGACGGAGCCTCGATAAGTGGCTGGACGATGGCAGCTCCAGCTTAGCCAACTCCTCCTCCAGCACTTGTACCAAAGCATGA